One window of Kosakonia cowanii JCM 10956 = DSM 18146 genomic DNA carries:
- a CDS encoding DUF1073 domain-containing protein translates to MSEQQGEVSFLVNALADAIGRQRMLYAGQPGNTKRTKLWDEFGYPNSLEFDRYYRAYERNAVAYAAVHKLLESCWMDNPTIIDGEEAKEATKTTDWEKSVTKMLKKHWPKIKDADRRNLVGRYSALLIQFRDGREWFEPVDRVVVARKKEKAIVKLIPAWESQVKPGNFDTDTLSETYGQPVSYNFNEQPVGDDGTYGPVRGVTVHPDRIIILCEGSEDENMLSGVPFLRAGYNKLLDLEKVSGGSAEGFLKNASRQLGIAFDKETNMAALKQAATDAGFKDLGDALNDKVSRMNRGTDAALVMQAGTPSVLSVAPADPKPTWEVTANEFAASIQCPFTILFGQQTGRLASDEDKTDWAKRCNGRRWGFMTSVIETLLERFWIFGVIDAPSSGEVTLAWSDLLAPSEKEKVANMQAMATVAKDTQQAFGTPAVEPNEVRAVGELEPLPDVETPDPNAKVTTVDPLNPTEENRDADRTAQQV, encoded by the coding sequence GTGAGTGAACAACAAGGCGAGGTTTCATTCCTCGTGAACGCCCTTGCTGATGCTATCGGGCGGCAGCGTATGCTGTACGCAGGCCAGCCAGGGAATACCAAACGCACGAAGCTGTGGGATGAGTTTGGTTACCCCAACAGTCTTGAGTTCGACCGCTACTATCGAGCCTACGAGCGGAATGCTGTGGCTTATGCTGCAGTGCACAAGTTGCTTGAATCCTGCTGGATGGATAACCCGACAATCATCGACGGCGAGGAAGCCAAAGAGGCGACCAAAACCACTGATTGGGAGAAGTCGGTAACGAAGATGCTGAAGAAGCACTGGCCGAAGATCAAGGATGCGGATCGTCGCAACCTTGTCGGCCGGTATTCGGCGCTTCTTATCCAGTTCAGGGATGGCAGAGAGTGGTTCGAACCTGTCGATCGTGTTGTTGTCGCCAGGAAGAAAGAAAAAGCCATTGTTAAGCTCATTCCTGCCTGGGAATCTCAGGTAAAGCCGGGAAACTTCGACACCGACACGCTTTCAGAAACCTACGGCCAGCCTGTTTCGTACAACTTCAACGAACAGCCGGTCGGCGATGACGGTACCTACGGCCCGGTGCGCGGAGTTACCGTTCACCCCGATCGGATCATCATCCTCTGCGAAGGATCAGAGGATGAAAATATGCTCTCAGGCGTGCCTTTCCTGCGCGCGGGTTATAACAAACTGCTCGACCTTGAGAAGGTTTCCGGCGGCAGCGCCGAGGGCTTCCTTAAGAACGCAAGTCGCCAGCTTGGTATTGCATTTGATAAAGAGACCAACATGGCAGCGCTCAAACAGGCTGCTACGGATGCTGGCTTCAAAGATTTAGGCGATGCGTTAAACGACAAAGTATCCCGGATGAATCGCGGTACCGACGCGGCGCTCGTAATGCAGGCCGGTACGCCGTCCGTCCTCTCTGTTGCCCCGGCCGACCCCAAACCAACATGGGAAGTCACCGCCAACGAATTCGCCGCATCAATCCAGTGTCCGTTCACCATTCTGTTCGGTCAGCAGACGGGGCGCCTTGCCTCCGATGAGGATAAAACAGACTGGGCTAAGCGTTGCAATGGTCGACGCTGGGGGTTCATGACGTCGGTAATCGAGACGTTGCTGGAGCGCTTCTGGATATTTGGCGTCATTGATGCTCCATCCTCCGGTGAGGTAACTCTGGCATGGTCTGATCTGCTCGCTCCGAGCGAGAAAGAGAAGGTTGCCAACATGCAGGCCATGGCTACTGTGGCTAAAGACACTCAGCAGGCATTCGGTACACCAGCTGTAGAACCCAATGAGGTGCGCGCTGTTGGTGAACTTGAGCCTCTGCCTGATGTTGAAACGCCAGACCCAAACGCAAAGGTGACTACCGTTGATCCTCTCAACCCAACAGAAGAGAATCGGGACGCCGATCGTACCGCGCAACAAGTCTGA